One genomic segment of Argopecten irradians isolate NY unplaced genomic scaffold, Ai_NY scaffold_0243, whole genome shotgun sequence includes these proteins:
- the LOC138312196 gene encoding histone H3.v1-like: MPASDSRSPIRSTTPNPVISNSTLSSPASSSFSSPSPRPTSQLPNHHDTFRTPTNRRRTRASSRLSNETTTSNRFTSLSPPPSTPKRKRDSTSVSPSNTPRKARRSLSVKPLPTPNKTRPSNPLPSPTSYAQAATKPPSVNRHPNTSNKSAMETPIH, encoded by the coding sequence ATGCCTGCTTCTGACTCCCGATCCCCCATCCGCTCTACCACCCCTAACCCAGTCATATCTAACTCAACTCTTTCCTCTCCTGCTTCCTCATCTTTCTCTTCTCCATCTCCTCGTCCTACCTCTCAGCTTCCTAACCACCATGACACCTTCCGAACACCCACTAACCGCCGCCGCACCCGAGCTTCCTCTCGCCTGTCTAACGAAACAACCACCTCTAACCGCTTTACCTCTCTTTCTCCTCCCCCGAGTACGCCTAAACGTAAACGGGATTCTACCTCTGTCTCACCTTCTAACACACCTCGTAAGGCTCGTAGGTCTCTTAGCGTTAAACCTCTCCCTACTCCTAACAAAACTCGCCCGTCTAATCCTCTTCCTTCTCCTACTAGCTATGCCCAGGCGGCTACTAAACCACCTTCTGTTAACAGACACCCAAACACCTCTAACAAATCGGCAATGGAAACTCCCATCCATTAA